Proteins encoded together in one candidate division TA06 bacterium window:
- a CDS encoding winged helix-turn-helix domain-containing protein — MPGSAEVCRRKLSGKAIAWVSQAVTGGDPRQYKFPFALWTREAVAVLIHRRYGVKLSRNLVGRLLAQMGITPQKPLGRAYQQDPVRVRKWLEEAYPAIEREAK, encoded by the coding sequence GAAGCGCGGAGGTCTGCCGCCGCAAGTTGTCGGGAAAAGCCATCGCATGGGTGTCCCAAGCGGTGACCGGAGGCGACCCGCGACAGTATAAGTTTCCGTTTGCCCTGTGGACGCGAGAAGCGGTGGCGGTTCTGATCCATCGTCGCTACGGGGTGAAGTTGAGCCGCAATTTGGTGGGACGGTTGTTGGCTCAGATGGGCATCACGCCCCAGAAGCCGCTGGGGCGAGCCTATCAGCAGGATCCTGTCCGGGTGCGGAAGTGGCTTGAAGAAGCGTATCCGGCCATTGAGCGAGAGGCTAAGTAA